One segment of Schistocerca nitens isolate TAMUIC-IGC-003100 chromosome 3, iqSchNite1.1, whole genome shotgun sequence DNA contains the following:
- the LOC126249095 gene encoding NK1 transcription factor-related protein 1, which yields MQHSKSFLIKDLLGDVLTDREAEESEEDREAEHAADASASSGSAGGGGNDGGVVSALDAKAEAAGGGGGGGGGGGGGGGGGDAGPGAAGKGRKPRRRRTAFTHAQLAYLERKFRCQKYLSVADRSDVADALNLSETQVKTWYQNRRTKWKRQNQLRLEQLRQQASVEKELLSAHAPAEPAACCPYQPPAFLTTAAAIFRNVTYVHGCQL from the exons CAGAAGAGTCGGAAGAGGATCGGGAGGCGGAGCACGCAGCCGACGCGAGCGCCAGCAGCGGCAGTGCGGGGGGCGGCGGTAACGATGGCGGCGTCGTGAGCGCGCTGGACGCCAAGGCGGAAgcggccgggggcggcggcggcggcggcggcggaggcggaggcggcggcggcggtggcgacgcGGGCCCGGGGGCGGCGGGCAAGGGGCGCAAGCCGCGCCGGCGCAGGACGGCGTTCACGCACGCGCAGCTCGCCTACCTGGAGCGCAAGTTCCGCTGCCAGAAGTACCTCTCCGTggccgaccgcagcgacgtcgcCGACGCGCTCAACCTCAGCGAGACGCAGGTCAAGACCTGGTACCAGAACCGCAG GACTAAGTGGAAGCGGCAAAACCAGCTGCGGCTGGAGCAGCTGCGGCAGCAGGCGTCGGTGGAGAAGGAGCTGCTATCTGCGCATGCGCCCGCAGAGCCGGCAGCCTGCTGCCCCTACCAGCCGCCCGCCTTCCTCACCACGGCCGCCGCCATCTTCCGCAACGTCACCTACGTGCACGGCTGCCAACTGTAG